The Gemmatimonadota bacterium genome includes a window with the following:
- a CDS encoding aminotransferase class III-fold pyridoxal phosphate-dependent enzyme yields IDDVDGNRRLDFVNNATALILGHAHPAVSDALRERINSGTAFFGPTQLEIEWAELLRERVPSLEHLRFCSSGTESVGNALRVARAFTGRQKIAKFEGAYHGIDDPALISYVPPVTPDLGPEGAPHSVLSSAGLAPATAENVLVLPFNNARACEHLIRQHAEELACVIIDPLSTAAGMALPDPEFLTLLRDVTRELDILLIFDEIVSFRMTSGGTQAAYNITPDLTCLAKVIAGGTPAGAFGGRKDVMALYDPTSGSPAIPQSGTYNGNPLVAIAGLMTLKTMDSDAYRHIDSLTEYIAAGLKDAFKSADIPVTIVTAGSLFRIYFLDQAPANYRQAARDSSEKHRWLYFYLLNHGIVIRQGGCVSLPMTSKHADDLINCVREGLRVWPY; encoded by the coding sequence ATCGATGATGTCGATGGCAATCGCCGTCTCGACTTTGTCAACAACGCCACCGCCCTCATCCTCGGTCACGCCCATCCCGCTGTGAGCGATGCCCTGCGCGAGCGCATCAATAGTGGCACGGCCTTTTTTGGTCCTACCCAACTCGAAATCGAATGGGCAGAGCTTCTGCGTGAGCGCGTTCCCTCTCTCGAACATTTGCGCTTTTGCAGTTCTGGTACCGAGTCTGTGGGTAATGCGCTGCGCGTTGCTCGTGCTTTTACGGGGCGTCAAAAAATCGCCAAATTTGAAGGTGCGTATCACGGTATTGACGATCCGGCTCTCATAAGCTATGTGCCCCCTGTTACTCCCGATCTCGGTCCTGAAGGCGCGCCTCATTCGGTGCTTTCTTCTGCCGGTCTTGCACCCGCGACGGCTGAAAATGTCCTCGTTTTGCCCTTTAATAATGCGCGCGCTTGTGAACATCTCATTCGTCAACACGCCGAAGAACTCGCATGCGTCATTATTGACCCGCTTTCTACTGCTGCGGGTATGGCTCTGCCGGATCCCGAGTTTCTCACGCTTTTGCGCGATGTGACGCGGGAACTCGATATTCTTCTTATTTTCGACGAAATTGTCAGTTTTCGCATGACGTCAGGCGGCACGCAGGCGGCGTATAATATCACGCCCGATTTGACCTGCCTGGCGAAGGTCATTGCTGGCGGTACTCCGGCTGGTGCTTTTGGTGGGCGCAAAGATGTGATGGCGCTGTATGATCCCACTTCTGGATCACCTGCTATCCCACAATCTGGTACGTACAATGGCAATCCTCTTGTGGCCATCGCTGGTCTTATGACTCTTAAAACCATGGACTCAGATGCATATCGCCACATTGATTCGCTCACCGAATATATTGCCGCTGGTCTCAAAGATGCTTTCAAGAGTGCCGATATTCCGGTGACTATTGTCACTGCTGGTTCGCTTTTTCGCATCTACTTTCTCGATCAGGCACCTGCCAACTATCGCCAGGCTGCACGAGATAGCAGCGAAAAACACCGCTGGCTCTACTTTTATCTTTTGAACCACGGTATTGTCATCCGTCAAGGTGGCTGTGTTTCTCTCCCTATGACGAGCAAACACGCCGATGATTTGATCAACTGCGTGCGTGAGGGATTGCGCGTTTGGCCTTATTAA
- a CDS encoding CopD family protein — protein sequence MTFLIGYYLWLKVVHLIAMIGWMVGILYLPRLFAYHADASADTDAVFQQMEYNLMRLLLMPCMIVVFVSGILLIVATESLASGWLHTKILLVLMLAGLHGMMSRQRKNFQRGENTRSAAYFRTFSHVTTLIVVLVVALAVLKPF from the coding sequence GTGACTTTCTTGATAGGATATTATCTTTGGCTAAAAGTTGTACATCTCATTGCCATGATTGGCTGGATGGTCGGTATTTTGTATTTGCCGCGGCTATTTGCCTATCACGCCGATGCCTCTGCTGATACAGATGCGGTGTTTCAACAGATGGAATACAATCTTATGCGGCTTCTGCTTATGCCTTGTATGATTGTGGTTTTTGTTTCGGGCATTCTTTTAATTGTTGCAACGGAGAGCCTGGCGAGTGGGTGGCTTCATACCAAAATTCTACTCGTGCTCATGCTCGCCGGTTTGCACGGTATGATGTCGCGCCAGCGCAAGAATTTTCAACGCGGCGAAAATACCAGAAGCGCGGCGTATTTTCGCACATTTAGCCATGTTACAACGCT
- a CDS encoding phytanoyl-CoA dioxygenase family protein: protein MVDPLPLVAYDTLAEQTEALYRDGYAYLPGVLTSDQVAKLRDYMDALTPISESFDKDGRPEDIGFINKHINNAFNRHAHFLQFLDRPGVIEVAEAIHGDDCHCIGMTAWMTGPGRPDQNLHTDWLPLSLPADILEDSRVRIPIFITTAHFYLDDITEELGPTNFIPGSHLSGRSPNGDTAWKGQTEKSIMCNAGDVVIFRSEVWHRGTANTSDKTRYLLQVHYAKRMITQKYPPYLNRFQFDPEIIEQATTRQRRLMGDHKSSNYD, encoded by the coding sequence ATGGTTGATCCTCTTCCCCTTGTCGCCTACGATACGCTTGCAGAGCAAACCGAAGCTCTGTACCGCGATGGCTATGCGTATCTGCCAGGTGTATTGACGTCCGATCAAGTGGCAAAACTCCGCGATTATATGGACGCGCTTACACCGATTTCGGAAAGTTTTGACAAAGATGGGCGTCCTGAAGACATTGGTTTTATCAATAAACACATCAACAATGCATTTAACCGGCACGCTCATTTTTTACAATTTCTCGACCGTCCCGGTGTGATTGAGGTCGCTGAAGCCATACACGGCGACGATTGCCACTGTATCGGCATGACTGCATGGATGACGGGTCCCGGTCGTCCCGATCAGAATCTCCATACTGACTGGCTTCCCCTGAGTCTGCCCGCAGATATACTTGAGGATTCTCGGGTGCGCATCCCCATTTTTATCACTACGGCACATTTCTATCTCGACGACATTACCGAAGAACTTGGTCCGACCAATTTCATTCCCGGTAGCCACCTTTCGGGTAGAAGCCCCAATGGCGATACAGCATGGAAAGGGCAGACTGAAAAATCCATTATGTGCAATGCTGGCGATGTGGTCATTTTCCGCAGTGAGGTTTGGCATCGAGGTACGGCCAATACCAGCGATAAAACGCGCTATTTGCTTCAAGTCCACTATGCGAAACGCATGATTACGCAAAAATATCCGCCCTATCTCAACCGGTTTCAGTTTGATCCCGAAATTATCGAGCAGGCGACCACGCGCCAGCGCCGCCTGATGGGTGATCACAAAAGCAGCAATTACGATTGA
- a CDS encoding polysaccharide deacetylase family protein — translation MSVSIPDGLVVLTFDDGVKSQKTFAAPILRECGFNATFYITEGLNFLADKTRYLTWEEVRELHDLGFEIGNHTRQHKSVASQSREELLSDIRYIDRQCNHYGISIPTTFCYPGYTNTPEAVDVLKERGFTYARRGTVPEYPYDREGGRGPAYNPEQHDPLLIPTTGASGPHWNFDDFLWSLDQAQNGCATVLTFHGVPDLDHPWVHTEPAFFERCMQHLTDNGHRVIALRDLTNYIAMES, via the coding sequence ATGTCTGTATCTATACCAGATGGCCTCGTTGTTCTCACCTTTGATGACGGTGTCAAATCACAAAAGACCTTTGCCGCACCGATCTTGCGCGAATGCGGGTTCAATGCCACTTTTTATATTACTGAGGGCTTGAACTTTCTCGCGGATAAAACGCGCTATCTCACCTGGGAAGAGGTGCGCGAATTACACGATCTGGGCTTTGAAATTGGGAATCATACACGGCAACACAAAAGCGTCGCCAGCCAATCACGAGAGGAACTTTTATCCGATATTCGCTACATCGATCGCCAATGCAACCACTACGGTATCTCGATTCCCACCACATTTTGCTACCCCGGTTACACCAATACTCCCGAAGCTGTTGATGTACTCAAAGAACGCGGTTTTACTTATGCCCGACGTGGCACTGTACCCGAATATCCTTATGACAGGGAAGGTGGTCGCGGCCCAGCCTATAATCCCGAGCAACACGATCCGCTTCTCATTCCAACTACAGGCGCGTCGGGACCGCACTGGAACTTCGACGATTTCTTGTGGTCACTCGACCAGGCTCAAAATGGTTGCGCTACCGTCCTTACTTTTCACGGAGTACCCGACCTCGATCATCCCTGGGTGCATACCGAACCCGCATTTTTTGAACGCTGTATGCAGCATCTCACAGATAATGGACACAGAGTAATCGCCCTGCGCGATCTTACAAACTACATTGCTATGGAGTCCTGA